Genomic window (Lewinellaceae bacterium):
GGCCATTTCGGTGGCCAATATGGTGCAGGCCCGGCAACAGCCAGCCGGCAACCTCATCGTCGTCGGGGATTTCAACGCCTTCCAGTTCTCGGATGGATACGTCGACGTCACCAACCAGATCGCCGGAGGCCCTTCCCTTGGAGCCCAATTCCCCCCCCTGCCTATCGTGAGCCCCCCGCTTGCCAACCAGGCGGAATGGCTCCCTGCCGAAGAACGCTATTCTTACGTTTTTGACGGCAACGCCCAGATACTGGACCAATGCCTCGTCTCCACCCTGAACGGGCTGCAACCCAAAGGCATGCAGTACGGCCGCGGCAACGCCGACAATGCCCTCGCCTACGCCGACAACCCCTTCCTGGCCGAGCGCGCCTCCGACCACGACGGCCTGGTGCTTTTCCTGGAGACGGAGAATACGGTCAATGCCACCTGGCCTTCGACAGAAGAGGGAATCCTGGTGCAATTTGCCCAGCCCATTCCTGCCGGCGGCAGCATCTACCTGAGGAGCCGCGACAGCGGGCAGCTGAAAAGCATAGAACTCTATACCCTGCAGGGGCAACAGGCATGGCGCCGGCCCTTATCCGGAAAGGAGGCGAGCCTGCAGTTGCCGGCGCCGATTTCGGGCGGGAAGACGTACTTCCTCCGGGTGGAAGGCGAAAGGGGGGCGAGGGTGATGAAATTGATGGTGGAGTGAACTGCCCTGAGCCAGCAGGCTTCGCCGCCCTTCCCAAAAACTGGAAGCACAACTCCAATGGCTGGGAAGAACGGGAACATTGAGGCGAATACCGGCGTTAGTACGGATATGCCATCAACAACAGGGGAGACGGGGCGACGGGGCGACGGGGCGACGGGGTGAAATTGACTCGAAAAAATTTGAAAATGGGTAAATTGGATAAGGTAAGAGTAGACAAATGGTTATGGAGTGTCCGGATTTTTAAATCCAGGACCATTGCTACGGATGCTTGCAAGTCAGGCAAGGTAAAGATGGACGGCAACCCGGTTAAGGCTTCCCAGACGATACAGCCCGGGGACACGCTGGAAGTCCGCAAAAACGGCTTCAACTTTATATATAAAGTTTTGGAACTGATAGAAAAGCGGGTGGGCGCGCCCATTGCCCAGGCCTGCTATGAAGACCTGACGCCGGCAGAAGAACTGAACAAATACAAGGAATGGTTCGTCGGGAAGGCTGCTGCCGAGAAGAGAGAAAGAGGCGCCGGGCGCCCCACCAAACGGGAACGCCGGGAAATAGAACAGTTTAAAAAGAAGATCGGCGATTGATTCACACTTTCAACCCGTGCCATTCTTTTGACCTTAGATACCAAAGGGTCAGGGTCAGCATAAGCACCCAGTAGAAAATCTCCGCTGCCCAGGCCCAGGGCAGGCCGCCGTTGGTGAAATTCACTTCCACGTAGATGTAGGCCAGATAGGCCAGGGCGCACCAAAACTGTATCTTCAGGCCGTAATAAGTCGCCCCGGTGCCTGCCAGCCCATTGAAAAACACACTTCCGATAGAAAACAAGGTAAGGATGCCCACCAGTACATAGAAGATGGGTTGCGAATCCGTTATCAAAGACATATCCGCCGAGCCCAGCAGGGGATAGAGGATCTTATGAGGGAAAAGAACGACCGGAATGGTAATCAGCATGGTCGTCAACCAGGCGATCTTGGCGGTCTTCCATATAATGGGGACTACCGCCTGCCGCTTCTGCTGCCCGATGAAATTGCTCACCAGGGTATTGACGCCGGAGGCAAAGCCCCAGGTTGGTATAGAAAGAACCAGATAAACCATGCGAACCAGGTTGGTGATGGCCAGCTGGTGTTCGCCCAGGTTCTCTACGATCCCGAAAAAGACAAACCAACTGCCCAGCCCGACAAAGGCCTGGGCTACAATAGGGATGGAAAGGCTGTATTGCTGGCGAATGAGATCAAAGTCAATTTTAGGCAGTCGAAACAGGTGGTAAGAGCGGGCCGGGCGGTCCAGAAGGATGTAAATAAAGAAAACGATAAAGGCGACGATTTCCGCAATGGTGCTGGCCAGCCCCGCCCCGGCAATACCCATAGCCGGCAACCCCCATTTGCCGAAGATCAACCCGTAATCGAGGGCAATATTGACCACCCCCAGGATCACGGTGTCTACAATAATGAAGCTCGTTCGCGCCACCCCGGTATACAGGGCAATGACCGCTACCCCGGTATAACTGAAGAAAACACCCCAGGACCTGGTTTCCAGGTATTCCAGGCTTTTGGCAAAGACGACCGGAGAGTCGACGATCAGGCTGAAAAAGTAATAACAGCCATACTGCATAAAAAAAAACATCGCTATGGCCAGCCCGAACTCAAAGTAAACCATAGAATAGAAGGTGCGCCCTACTTCGTGCAGGTTGCCCTCCCCTGCCCGGCGGGCGATCATGATCTGCCCGCCTCTGGAAAAACCATAACCAATAGCGGCAACCACCAGGTAAAATACGCCGACAAAGCCGATGGAAGCAAAGTCCTCCTGGCTGAGGTGGTACAGAAAAACGCTGTCGCTGAGCGCAATGACGTTCTGCGCAGCGCTCCCCAACATGATCGGGGCCGAAATCGACAGAATCTGCCGGTATGAAGTTCGAAGGCGCATAGCGGCGTAAAAGTACCATTTTAGCCCGGACTAACGATATTTTAATTAAAGATTGAAAATTGACTAAATTCGCCTCCGAAACGGCTCGCTCCGCAAGATTTTTAAAGAAAAAAGCTCAGGAAGATGCAAAATCAAACTGGCCCGGAAGCCCCCCGGGCGTTAAAAAAACCCAAAACACTGCGCATACACGGCGACACCCGGATCGACGATTACTACTGGCTCAATGAAAGAGAGAACGAAGAAGTGATTCGTTACCTCGAAGCAGAAAACGAGTACAAGGATAAAATGATGGCCCACCTGAAGCCTTTTCAGGACAAGCTGTACAAGGAGATCGTCGCCCGAATTAAACCGGATGACCAATCGGTGCCTTACCGGGATAACGGCTATTTCTACATCGCCAGCTATGAAAAGGGCAAAGAACACCCCGTTTACTCCCGAAAGAAAGGCAGCCTCGAGGCGCCTGAGGAGATCATGCTGGATGAAAACGAGCTGGCCAAACCTCACAGTTATTACCAAATCGGCAGCCGGAGCGTCAGCCCGGACAACCGCTTGCTGGCCTTCGGCGAAGATACCGTTAGCCGCCGGATCTACACCTTGCGTTTCAAAAACCTGGAAACCGGCGAAATGCTGGAAGATACCATTCCCGGCACCTCCGGCACTGCCGCCTGGGCCAATGACAACAAAACTGTTTTTTACGCCGTCAGAGACCCGGTTACCCTGCGGACGCACAAGGTATTTCGCCACCGGCTGGGCTCTCCGGTGGAGGAGGACGTGGAAGTCTTCCACGAAGAGGACCCCACCTATCGGGCGCTTGTTTATAAATCCAAATCCAAAAAGTACATCATTGCCGGATCCTATGCCACCCTCAGCCAGGAGTACCGGGTGCTCAACGCCGATACGCCGGAAGGGGCTTTCCGCATTATCCAACCCAGAGAACGGGAACTGGAGTACAGCATTGCCCACCACCACAATAAGTTCTACATCCGCACCAACCTGGGCGCCCGCAACTTCCGCCTGATGGTTGCGGATGAAAACCTTACCGCCAAAGAAAACTGGAAGGAAGTCATCCCTCACCGGGAAGACGTTTTGCTGGAAGACGTGGACCTCTTTGAAGAGTTCCTCGTCTTGTCCGAACGCCACAACGGCATCACCCAACTCCGCATCCGCCAATGGAAAGGCCCCGAACATTACATCGAATTCGGGGAGGAAGCCTTCATGGCCTACACGTCCGTCAACCCCGATTTTGACACCGACTGGCTCCGCATCGGGTACGCCTCGCTTACGACGCCCAATACGACCTATGACTACAACATGAAAACCAAAGAGCTGAAGTTGCTCAAACGGGAGGAAGTGCTCGGCGACTTCAAGCCCGAAAATTACCACTCAGAACGGCTTTACGCCACTGCCGGAGACGGCGTCAAAGTCCCCATTTCCCTGGTCTACCGAAAGGGTTTTAAAAAAGATGGCAGCCAGCCCCTGCTCCTGTACGGTTACGGTTCCTACGGCCACAGCATGGATCCTTATTTCAGTTCAGTGCGCCTGAGCCTGCTCGACCGCGGATTTGCCTTCGCCATTGCCCATGTCCGAGGCGGCGAGGAAATGGGCCGGTACTGGTACGAGGACGGCAAGCTCCTGAAGAAAAAGAATACCTTCACCGACTTTATCGCTTGTGCGGAGCACCTTCTGGCCAACCATTACACCAGCAGGGAGAACCTCTTCGCCATGGGCGGCAGCGCCGGCGGCCTGCTCATGGGCGCCATCGTCAATATGCGCCCTGATTTGTGGCGTGGAATTGTGGCTGCCGTGCCCTTTGTGGACGTTGTAACCACCATGCTCGACGATAGCATCCCCCTCACTACCGGCGAGTACGACGAATGGGGCAACCCCAACGATAAACAGCACTACGATTACATCAAATCCTATTCCCCCTACGATAACCTCGAAGCGAAAGATTATCCCCCTATCCTGGCCACCACCGGCCTGCACGACTCCCAGGTGCAGTACTGGGAACCGGCCAAGTGGGTGGCCAAACTGCGGGTATTGAAAACGGACGACAACCTGCTGTTGCTGCATACCAATATGGAAGCCGGGCACAGCGGCGCCTCCGGGCGCTACCGCCGGTATAAGGAGACGGCCATGGAGTATGCTTTTTTGCTGGATTTGGCGGGGCGGGTGGACGGGTAGGTTCCCATTGCTATCTAACTGGCTCTTCGGGTTATGCCCGAAGGGCCTTATCTTTATAGTATGAAGAATTTATTAAAGCCTTAATCAGGCCGAGTTTTTGCTACACCCCAACCCAGCCACAGAATACCTGAATGTATTCCTGAAGGATGGTCAAATTTCCAGGCGAAAAACGCCACAGCTTCGTATCCTCAGCATGGAAGGCAAGGTGCTGGAAACCTATAGGCTTGATCCGATAGATGAAGTGACTCACATGATCGCTGTCCGCCAGCTACCGGCGGGGGTGTATGTTTTGCAGTATTATACAGGTGAAGGCATATTGGTCTCTGAAAAGTTCTCTAAAGTAGAATGAGGGCCGACAGATTTAATTTGTGTATAAACCGATGCTTAGGGGCCGGAGAAAAATAAGTTCCTCATTTCAGGCGAGCTATTTTTTCGCCAGGCAAGGCGCGGGGAGGGAGTATCCGTACGGACATGACCGATCCCGCAACGCAGCCTGGCGGAAAAAGAGCCGTATCAAATGGGGAAGTTATTCTTCTCCGGGCCCTTAAGTCCGAGCGCAATAGAAAATTGCACCCCGACAACGCCACCTCGGGCGCCAATTTATTCCATTTCATTCCCTGCTCGGCCGCCTCGCGGGCAGGCAGCAGTCGTTACGCTCGTGTTCTATTGGCGTCAGAGTTGTTTGAATTTTTTTTCCCAAACTACTAAATCGGAGAATATTGTCTCCCCTTGGGGGGAGTTAGAGGGGGGAATATTCAAGGGTTTTCGTTTCTAAATCCCCCTCCTAACCTTCCCTCGGGGAGGACAATCTGCTTCGATTTTAAGCGGGAAGCAAAGAGGCTGTACGTAAATTAATTCTGTCCGGCTACTTGCTACTACTTCACCAAAACCTTTTCCCCCATTATCCCTCCATCAGCGGCAACCTTCACAAAATAAAGCCCCGCCGGCAGTTTGCTGACATCCAGCCGGGCGCTCGCTCCGCTCCATTCCCGCTGCGCCACCTGCTGGCCGGAGGCGTTGAACAGCCAAAGCTGCTTAAGCCCTTTCCCATCCACCTCAACCCTCAACCACTCCAATGCAGGATTGGGAAATACTTTCACAGCCCGTTCCAACCCCGCTTCACTGGCCGGCGAAGTACTGTCGAGCCGCAACGGCGTCTGAAAACCCGACAGGCCGCCACGCTCATTGCCTACGATGATTTCCAGCAAGCCGTCGTTGTCGATATCCGCCATGGCCGGGCGGGTGCGGCGCCCGACGTGGATATCGCCCATGGTTTCGGTGACTGGGTTGAACGCGCCATCGAGGTTGCCTTCAATGCCGTTGTAAAACTCTATCTGGCCGACTTCCGTGCCGGTGACCAGCACGTAAGCGCCTTGTTGATCCAATACGATCGGCGCGCTGTAACCGGTAATGGAACCCGGGATCGAAGTCCGGATATTGCCCAGCCCGGGCGTGTTGGGCGCCGCTTCCGGATTCGAGTTGAACATGGGGTTGCCGGCAGTGCCCACATTCTGGAAGTAGTTGATGTTGCCGGTGCGTTCTCCAACGATCAAGTCCTGCAGGCCATCCCGGTTGAGGTCAGCGATGAAGGGAACGCTGAGCTGGCCGATGTTGATGCCCATGTATCCATACTGCCAGGGGCCGTAGGCGACCGGGTTGCCGGGGCCGGCGGTATTTTCCGCATAGAAGAGCTGGCCGAAAATTTCTCCCACCAGGATATCCAGGTCGCCGTCATTGTCGAGGTCGCCGAAAGCGGGCGCAAAGGAGTAGTTGTCGTTAAAAATACGGAGGTTGAGGTAGTTGGCGTCCGCCAGTTCGTAAGCCGGGCTGGTTGCCGTCCCAATATTTTTATAGAGGAAAAGTCGCGTGTCGCGCTGGCCGCCGGGCAGCCAGAAACCGGTATTGCCCACCACGAGGTCCAGCAGGCCGTCGGCGTTGTAATCCACAAACGCCGGATAGGCTCCGCTGCCCAGGTCGACCATGTCTTCCACAAAGAGGTCCTGCTGACGGAATTCAAAGGCCGGCTCTTCTGTCGTATTGGTGTTTTCATAGAACCACGCCGCATTGTAGTTTTCCGAAAGGTTGATGGCGTTGGGAGATGCCACCAGATCTTTTTTGCCGTCATTGTTGAGGTCCAGAAAGAAAGCTACCGGAAAAATGGGAATAACTGCGGAGACATTCTCGCTGGGGTAGTTGGTGTCCTGGTCCACGACCCAGGCTTGCTGGCAGGTGCCGCCGTTGACCAGGTAGTTGAGCGTGCTGAAGGTGATGTCGCCGATCACCAGGTCTTTGTCTCCGTCATTATCGCTGTCAAAGGACAGCAGAGTGGAGCCGGGGTGGCGCATGGTCACCGGGGCCGTTTCGCCGATGAGGTTGAAACAATCATCGGGCGAGTCGGAAAGGCCGACGGTTTGTTCGATGCTGCTTTCGAAGATGCCCCCCCAGCAATCATCCGTCAATTGAAAAATGAGGCTGTCCAGGCCGTAACCCTTTTCGACAGATTGGTTGGCGTACAGTTCGATGTATCCGCCCGCCGGGTTGAAGGTCAGGATGTCCAGGTCTCCGTCGCAATCCATGTCATCGATGGCGGGATAATCGACATTGCTCACATAGACCTGGGTTTCAGTTCCGTTCAACAAAGGAAAGTTGATCAGGCTGTATTCGTTGTCAAAGGCGAGGCGCCCGAAGGCAATGTGGCCGTTTTCGTAGAAACCGTAAAAAACGATGATGCCCTGAAACGGCGCCCGCCCCTGCGCCTGGGTAAAGATGTCGACCGCGCCGTCCTGGTTGAAATCCCGCAGCAACACCCAATCGTTGAGCGCCGAAGGGAAATATTGCACATATTCGGGAGCATAGCGGTAGCTGGCTTCGCCGGGCACGCCCTCGTTGATAAAGGTGAGCTGCACATTGCCGGTGCGGTCAAAAATGTAAAGGTCAAGCACCTGATCGTTATTGAGGTCCACCGCATTAAACTGAGGGTTGTTGAGGCCTCCTGCAAGGGGGAAGGCGAGGTCTGTGCCGTTTACCCGGAAAGGAATATCAGCAGGTTGATAAGATTGGGAAAAAACAGAAAGGGCAACTGCCAGCAGCAGTCCGGTGATCCATACAGCTCTTTTCATAACTTGATTTTGGTGAATTATTGAAAACTTCGTTTCTTGGGTGTTGCCCGGACGGAGGCTACTGCGGGGAGTGTTCAATGTTCGGTGTTCAATGTTCCAGGCTATCCTGGAAACCAATGGCTTGCAGCCTGGGTGGCACAGTTCCTTGAACAGTCTCCTATAACGATATGCCCGGGTCAAAATTATAAAAAGCAAAAATGAAAAACCTTTACCGGCTCACTTTTCTCTTCTTTTGTTGTGTGCTTACCAATTCCTATTCCCAAACGGATACCACCGCCCGCTCTCCTGCCCCCGAACCTTCGGTGCTGGAAGAATATACGCTTCGGGCGGACAATGGCCAGCTCGTTTTCTCTTCGGCCGGCAAGGAAGGGCCAGCCGCTGTGGCCATCAACGGAGGAGAAACAGTCCTTGCCTTCCGGGGCGGGCAGGCAACCATCGCCGCCGAGGCGGATGCCCACGGCGAATTGCTGCTCATCCGAAATGCAAAAAAACACTACCGCTTATACCATCTTTCCCAAAATCCGGATGGAAGCTACCGCTTGCGCCATATCCCGATGTGGTTGTCCATCATCCCTCCCCTGGTCGCCATTTTACTGGCGCTGATCTTCCGGGAGGTGATCATTTCCCTTTTTATCGGCGTATGGGCCGGGGCGTTCATCGCCGGCGGCATGCGCATCGAATCGTTCTATTATTTTATACTCAGCTTCCTCGAAGTGGTGCAGCGCTACGTCATCGAGGCGCTCAACGACAGCGGGCACCTCGCCGTCCTGGTTTTTTCCCTGCTCATCGGCGGAATGGTGGCCATCATCTCCCGGAATGGCGGAATGGCGGGCGTGGTGCAGAGCTTTTCGCGTTATGCGCGCTCGCCCGTCAGCGCGCAGTTCATTACCTGGCTGCTCGGCGTGGCCATCTTTTTCGACGACTACGCCAACACCCTCATCGTGGGCAATACCATGCGCAAGGTGACCGACCAGTTCAGGGTGTCCCGCGAAAAACTGGCCTATATTGTCGACAGCACCGCAGCCCCGGTGGCGGCGGTGGCCTTCATCACCACCTGGATCGGGGCGGAACTGGGATACATCGACGACGGTATCAGCGGATTAAAGGGCTTCGAAGCGGACATGACGGCCTACGCCATATTTATCGCATCGTTAAAGTATTCCTATTATCCCGTCCTGACCCTGGCCTTCATCCTCATGATCGTTTTTCTCCAACGCGACTACGGCCCGATGTACAAGGCCGAAATCCGGGCCAGGAAAACCGGCGAGGTCACCCGAAGGATGTCCGCAGCGGAGGAATCCGACCTGGAAGACCTCGACCCGGTCAAGGGGGCTCCCCTGAAGTGGCACAACGCCGTCATCCCAGTGTCTCTGGTTATCCTGATGACCATGTTTGGGCTGTTCGACACGGGAATGGCCAACACATACAGTGAATTGCTGGCCAACGGCATCGACGTTCCGACCCAAAACTGGGGGGACATCTGGCGAAGCACCGGGCAGTTGCTGGGGGCAGACAGCAGCCTTTTCATGAAAGTCGGCAAGCTGATCGGCAATTCCGACTCTTATGTAGCCCTGCTGTGGGCCTCCCTGTCAGGCGTAGCCGCCGCCATCCTCCTTACGGTCGGAGCCCGTATCATGCAACTGGCGGAGACGATCTCCACGATGATTACCGGCTTCAAGGCCATGCTGCCGGCGCTGCTCATCCTGACCA
Coding sequences:
- a CDS encoding RNA-binding S4 domain-containing protein, with product MDKVRVDKWLWSVRIFKSRTIATDACKSGKVKMDGNPVKASQTIQPGDTLEVRKNGFNFIYKVLELIEKRVGAPIAQACYEDLTPAEELNKYKEWFVGKAAAEKRERGAGRPTKRERREIEQFKKKIGD
- a CDS encoding MATE family efflux transporter codes for the protein MLGSAAQNVIALSDSVFLYHLSQEDFASIGFVGVFYLVVAAIGYGFSRGGQIMIARRAGEGNLHEVGRTFYSMVYFEFGLAIAMFFFMQYGCYYFFSLIVDSPVVFAKSLEYLETRSWGVFFSYTGVAVIALYTGVARTSFIIVDTVILGVVNIALDYGLIFGKWGLPAMGIAGAGLASTIAEIVAFIVFFIYILLDRPARSYHLFRLPKIDFDLIRQQYSLSIPIVAQAFVGLGSWFVFFGIVENLGEHQLAITNLVRMVYLVLSIPTWGFASGVNTLVSNFIGQQKRQAVVPIIWKTAKIAWLTTMLITIPVVLFPHKILYPLLGSADMSLITDSQPIFYVLVGILTLFSIGSVFFNGLAGTGATYYGLKIQFWCALAYLAYIYVEVNFTNGGLPWAWAAEIFYWVLMLTLTLWYLRSKEWHGLKV
- a CDS encoding S9 family peptidase — its product is MQNQTGPEAPRALKKPKTLRIHGDTRIDDYYWLNERENEEVIRYLEAENEYKDKMMAHLKPFQDKLYKEIVARIKPDDQSVPYRDNGYFYIASYEKGKEHPVYSRKKGSLEAPEEIMLDENELAKPHSYYQIGSRSVSPDNRLLAFGEDTVSRRIYTLRFKNLETGEMLEDTIPGTSGTAAWANDNKTVFYAVRDPVTLRTHKVFRHRLGSPVEEDVEVFHEEDPTYRALVYKSKSKKYIIAGSYATLSQEYRVLNADTPEGAFRIIQPRERELEYSIAHHHNKFYIRTNLGARNFRLMVADENLTAKENWKEVIPHREDVLLEDVDLFEEFLVLSERHNGITQLRIRQWKGPEHYIEFGEEAFMAYTSVNPDFDTDWLRIGYASLTTPNTTYDYNMKTKELKLLKREEVLGDFKPENYHSERLYATAGDGVKVPISLVYRKGFKKDGSQPLLLYGYGSYGHSMDPYFSSVRLSLLDRGFAFAIAHVRGGEEMGRYWYEDGKLLKKKNTFTDFIACAEHLLANHYTSRENLFAMGGSAGGLLMGAIVNMRPDLWRGIVAAVPFVDVVTTMLDDSIPLTTGEYDEWGNPNDKQHYDYIKSYSPYDNLEAKDYPPILATTGLHDSQVQYWEPAKWVAKLRVLKTDDNLLLLHTNMEAGHSGASGRYRRYKETAMEYAFLLDLAGRVDG
- a CDS encoding T9SS type A sorting domain-containing protein, with product MLHPNPATEYLNVFLKDGQISRRKTPQLRILSMEGKVLETYRLDPIDEVTHMIAVRQLPAGVYVLQYYTGEGILVSEKFSKVE
- a CDS encoding T9SS type A sorting domain-containing protein, with the protein product MKRAVWITGLLLAVALSVFSQSYQPADIPFRVNGTDLAFPLAGGLNNPQFNAVDLNNDQVLDLYIFDRTGNVQLTFINEGVPGEASYRYAPEYVQYFPSALNDWVLLRDFNQDGAVDIFTQAQGRAPFQGIIVFYGFYENGHIAFGRLAFDNEYSLINFPLLNGTETQVYVSNVDYPAIDDMDCDGDLDILTFNPAGGYIELYANQSVEKGYGLDSLIFQLTDDCWGGIFESSIEQTVGLSDSPDDCFNLIGETAPVTMRHPGSTLLSFDSDNDGDKDLVIGDITFSTLNYLVNGGTCQQAWVVDQDTNYPSENVSAVIPIFPVAFFLDLNNDGKKDLVASPNAINLSENYNAAWFYENTNTTEEPAFEFRQQDLFVEDMVDLGSGAYPAFVDYNADGLLDLVVGNTGFWLPGGQRDTRLFLYKNIGTATSPAYELADANYLNLRIFNDNYSFAPAFGDLDNDGDLDILVGEIFGQLFYAENTAGPGNPVAYGPWQYGYMGINIGQLSVPFIADLNRDGLQDLIVGERTGNINYFQNVGTAGNPMFNSNPEAAPNTPGLGNIRTSIPGSITGYSAPIVLDQQGAYVLVTGTEVGQIEFYNGIEGNLDGAFNPVTETMGDIHVGRRTRPAMADIDNDGLLEIIVGNERGGLSGFQTPLRLDSTSPASEAGLERAVKVFPNPALEWLRVEVDGKGLKQLWLFNASGQQVAQREWSGASARLDVSKLPAGLYFVKVAADGGIMGEKVLVK
- a CDS encoding Na+/H+ antiporter NhaC family protein, whose amino-acid sequence is MKNLYRLTFLFFCCVLTNSYSQTDTTARSPAPEPSVLEEYTLRADNGQLVFSSAGKEGPAAVAINGGETVLAFRGGQATIAAEADAHGELLLIRNAKKHYRLYHLSQNPDGSYRLRHIPMWLSIIPPLVAILLALIFREVIISLFIGVWAGAFIAGGMRIESFYYFILSFLEVVQRYVIEALNDSGHLAVLVFSLLIGGMVAIISRNGGMAGVVQSFSRYARSPVSAQFITWLLGVAIFFDDYANTLIVGNTMRKVTDQFRVSREKLAYIVDSTAAPVAAVAFITTWIGAELGYIDDGISGLKGFEADMTAYAIFIASLKYSYYPVLTLAFILMIVFLQRDYGPMYKAEIRARKTGEVTRRMSAAEESDLEDLDPVKGAPLKWHNAVIPVSLVILMTMFGLFDTGMANTYSELLANGIDVPTQNWGDIWRSTGQLLGADSSLFMKVGKLIGNSDSYVALLWASLSGVAAAILLTVGARIMQLAETISTMITGFKAMLPALLILTMAWSLAATTEELHTATFLTFALQDSVNPFVMPMIIFVLAAVISFSTGSSWSTMAILYPIAIPTTWAICQAQGIEPGLSLEILLNVIAVTLAASVLGDHCSPISDTTILSSLASDCNHIDHVRTQMPYALTVGGVSLAAAGLSTYLGGGWLICGILLLSSLAVLFLLVWRFGKKVD